Sequence from the Euzebya rosea genome:
ACCGCCGACTACCAGTTCGAGACGCCGTGGTCGACCTACCTCCACGAGGGGCTGCCGCCGACGCCGATCTCCGGTGTGGGCCGCTCGTCCCTGGAGGCCGCCGCCAACCCGGCCGACACGGGCTTCTTCTTCTACGTCGTGGAGGACCCGGCGACCGGCGCCCATCGCTTCACCGAGACCGCCGCCCAGCACGAACAGGCCATCGCCGAGATCCGTGGCGGCTGACCCCAGCGGCCCACGCCCGCCCGCGACGACGGCCGCCACCCGGCTGCTCGTCGTCCTCGGGCATCCGGTCGGCCACTCGTTGTCGCCGACCCTGCACTCCGCGGCGATCGCGGCGGCCGGTCACGACGCGGTCTACCTGGCCGTCGACGTGCCCCCCGAGCAGATCACCGCGGCGATCGCCGGGCTGCGCACCCTCGGTTTCCTCGGCGCCAACGTCACCATCCCCCACAAGCACGCAGCCCTGGACGCGGCCGACGAGGCGACGGAGGAAGCCCGCTTCATCGGCGCGGCCAACACGTTGTTCTGGGAGGGGGAGCGGCTGGTGGCCGACAACACCGACGCCGCAGGGCTCCGTGGGGTCCTGGCCGACGACTGCGGGCTTCGGCCCGGCGACCCGGTGACCATCGTCGGCTCGGGCGGCGCCGCGCGTGCCGCCGCGGTGGCCTGCGGCCGCCTGGGCGCGGCCACGTCCGTGCACGCCCGCCGACCGGACGCCGCCGAGGCGATCGCCGACCTGGCCGTCCGCGCCGGAGGCGTGGTCCCGTCGAACACCGACCCCCGCGTCGTCATCAACGCCACACCGCTCGGCCGGCACGGCGAGCCACTGCCCAACCCGTTCATGGGGCTCGGCCCCGGGCGGGTAGCGCTGGACCTCAACTACGGCACCCCCTCGCCCTTCCTCACCTCCGCAAGGGAGGCCGGCGGACGAGCCGTGGACGGGGTCGGCATGCTCGTCGGCCAGGCGGAAGCGGCGTTCGCCCGCTGGTTCGGCGCCCGACCGCCGGCCGGGGTGATGGCCGCCGCGCTGCCCCGCTGACCCGGGTCGATCGTCGACCGGTCGCACGGATCCGGCAACCGGGGTGGCCGACGGTCGGTCCCTGTCGAGGTGACCCTCAAGAACAGGGGAGGACATGCCGATGCAAGACGACACAGGCCTCGCGCCGGCCGTTCCGGCCCTGGCCGCGACCGACCGACCCGGGGAAATCGCCATGACCGACTGCCGAAGGGGGACCACGTGCTCGCAGGCTCGCTGAACGAGTTCGGCCTCGCCGACGTCTTCACCCTCCTGTCCTCCACCCGCAAGACCGGTGTCCTGAACCTGGAGACCAGCGCGGTCAAGGGACGGGTCTGGATCGCGCAGGGCGGGCTGTGCAACGCCGTCGCCGACGTCACCCGGTCACCGCTGGCCGCCCGCCTGCTGCACGGCGGTGAGGCATCCGAGGCGCAGGTCCGCGAGATCGTGGC
This genomic interval carries:
- a CDS encoding shikimate dehydrogenase family protein codes for the protein MAADPSGPRPPATTAATRLLVVLGHPVGHSLSPTLHSAAIAAAGHDAVYLAVDVPPEQITAAIAGLRTLGFLGANVTIPHKHAALDAADEATEEARFIGAANTLFWEGERLVADNTDAAGLRGVLADDCGLRPGDPVTIVGSGGAARAAAVACGRLGAATSVHARRPDAAEAIADLAVRAGGVVPSNTDPRVVINATPLGRHGEPLPNPFMGLGPGRVALDLNYGTPSPFLTSAREAGGRAVDGVGMLVGQAEAAFARWFGARPPAGVMAAALPR